In Sphaeramia orbicularis unplaced genomic scaffold, fSphaOr1.1, whole genome shotgun sequence, the following are encoded in one genomic region:
- the LOC115416860 gene encoding basic proline-rich protein-like, translating to MPAYIHLSRSQHNLQRERERLAQHPPPTTIPMRTYHSSEGGNPPAMQPDEPADIRPPRSPAPIPRQGSPRSGVAQRPQAPNDRSQKATTPPEATHTLNHPMQSREHGPGTSHPKAPKQARGPTTLHTSPVLHALGMQRSPAQCHPAAPDPATSTPAPGPNRHHGRTPPPHPERTPSDAPHPPQGPQPPRPTCSPPPPPPPPPHHNPLSFTEHTSASPGQPRHPSACQVPPPPREGQHPDPRAQEPHPAHPRPAQPPDPGDAGHRPRPNPEPPTPPPQGNSGVGSTPAPTRTNTKPPPEQGGLDPHSEGPLVTRSPAAPPAGLLTLRVM from the exons aTGCCCGCATACATacatctttcccggtcccaacACAACCTGCAGCGGGAAAGGGAGCGGCTAGCCCAGCACCCCCCCCCGACCACAATTCCCATGCGCACATATCATTCATCAGAGGGCGGCAaccccccagcaatgcagccag acgAGCCAGCCGACATTCGGCCCCCCCGTTCCCCAGCACCCATCCCCAGGCAGGGGTCGCCAAGGAGCGGGGTAGCCCAGAGACCCCAGGCACCCAACGACCGCAGCCAGAAAGCCACCACCCCCCCAGAGGCCACTCACACACTCAATCATCCTATGCAGTCGAGGGAGCACGGACCTGGGACCAGCCACCCCAAAGCCCCCAAACAGGCGCGGGGACCCACCACACTCCACACCTCCCCAGTCTTACATGCACTAGGGATGCAGCGATCACCGGCACAGTGCCACCCCGCAGCACCAGACCCAGCGACCAGCACCCCTGCCCCAGGTCCCAATCGCCACCACGGCCGCACTCCACCACCGCACCCCGAGAGAACCCCCAGcgacgccccccaccccccacagggGCCACAACCCCCCAGGCCCACCTGcagtccccctccccctcccccaccgCCACCACACCACAACCCTCTCTCATTCACCGAACATACAT CGGCAAgtccaggccagcccagacaccCCAGCGCATGCCAGGTTCCCCCCCCACCCCGGGAGGGGCAGCACCCGGACCCCAGGGCCCAGGAACCGCACCCCGCCCACCCCCGACCAGCCCAGCCACCCGACCCAGGGGACGCCGGCCACCGACCCAGGCCCAACCCggagccccccaccccaccaccacaggGCAACTCCGGCGTCGGGTCCACCCCCGCCCCAACCAGGACAAACACCAAACCGCCCCCAGAGCAGGGCGGTCTAGACCCCCACTCCGAGGGACCACTAGTGACCCGTAGCCCCGCGGCACCTCCTGCCGGCCTCCTAACACTCAGAGTGATGTGA